ATGATCCATATTATAGCCGCTGTTGACCACAAAGTCATAGATCACGGCACGAAGGGTCCCCGGCTTGGCGCCTTCCAATTCGTCCTTCTTGAAAAGCGATATCTTCCGTCCTTCCAGCCAGGCCTTGAACTCCGGCAAGCGCGCTTTCTCTTCCTCGAAGAGCTGGAATATGCGGGGCCAGTTTTCCAGCTCCATCAATATCTTCACCACATCGGGAATATAGGCGGTGTTGGGGAGTTCGGCCCCGTTCCTGCGCAGCATTTCCTGCGCGATCAGGCCCCGCAATTGCGGATGGTTGAGATAAGGGGATGAACTGATCAGCACAGAGCTTTCGGTTTTATGCGGCGATTCTCCCCCATTATAATAAGCAAAATCCGCGCTGCTCACGCGTGAGGCTATGTCGTTTTCCATCTTCTTGCTCCTCTCTACTCTCCAAAATCCATGTCAGAAGGCAAAGCCCAGTTCGACACCATAGGTCCGTCCACGATCATAGGTTGCCACCAGTTGCAGAACGGGCGATCCAAAAGCCGTATAATGTTTGTTGAGCAGATTCTGGCCGAACAGCGACAGCGACGCCTTCGTTCCGCCCAACGGCATGTCGACCCAGCCGATGCGACCATCCACCACCCAGAAACCCTTCTGATAGGCATATTGATTGAGCGGGGCGAGATTGCCCTGCATATCGTAGAAGGGCGTCGACACCAGCGGCAGACGACTGCGGTAGCGACCGTCGATCCTTCCCGACAGATGGCCGCCCATCGTCATGTCCGGCGCATCATATTGGACCGATGCGCGCCCCTGCCATTTCGACGCGAAGGTGGTGCGGGCAACGTCCGCCACGTCCACACCGTTCAGGATAAAGCTCTTATAGCCGAAATCGGTGTAGCTGAGATTGCCACTCAGCGTCAGGCCGCGCACCGGCACGAAATCGGCCTCGATCTCGACACCCTTGATATCCGCCTTGCCCGCATTGTTGAAGAACTGCCGACCATTAATGAAGTTCTGGGTCTGAAGATCCTTGTAATCGCTGTAGAATAACGCAATGTTCGTGCGCAGGCGGTTGCCCAAAGTCTGGGTCTTGAGGCCCAGTTCATAGGCGGTCAGGGTTTCGGGCCGATAGGGAATGCCGCTCAATATGCCGCCCGCCACATAGCCGGTCGATACCTTGCCATAGGCGGTCACGCGCTGCGTCGGGCGCCAGGTCAGGATCGCCGCCCAGGTCGCCTTCTTATAGTTAACCTTATAGTCTCCGACGCCTAGCTGGCCGCCCTGCCCGCCCGATACCTCATAGATATGGTTCTCGCGCTCGTCTTTGGTGTAACGCAGCCCGCCTGTGGCATCGAGCGTGTCGGTCAGATGCCAGGTAATCTGTCCGTAGGCGGCATAGCTGTCGTTGATCGCCCGCGTCCGCGTCATGCCGCTGCCGAACAGGCTGGCCAGAGAGGGGTTGCTATCCGCAGCATTGATGACGCCATCGCGATTAAGATCGAAGGGCAATTGCCCCACCGGCAATCCGGCGATCAGGCCAACCTTTGCCATGTCGATCACCACCCCATTGGCAACAGGCTGGAAAATGCCCAGATAGTCGTCTGCGGGCGAATTTTCGTGAAAATAGAACAGTCCGGCTGTCAGGTCCACCTTGTCGGACGTGAGCTGTACCTGAAATTCCTGGCTGAATTGCTTCTGCCGGGTCGACCGCGCAGTCATCAGCGAGAAAAAGGAATCGTTCGGCCCCGGCGCATTGGCAGGGTTCAGCACGCCTGCGACATTGCCAACCAGCAGCGCCTGCAATTGGGCCGTGGTGAATTTGAGGCCACCGGACGCGGCCAGATCGTAGATATTGGGGTCCTGCCGGAACTTGCGCAAAGCCGTGATGCTCTTCAGCGTGATCGCATCATTCAGCGGATAGCTGAGGGTCAGACTGTGCCCTTGGGTCACGACCCGTTCGATACTCGAGGCATTGGCGACGGTTGCAAGGCGATCAGGCGAAATATTGGTGATGCCGCCGAACAGTGACTGAAAGGCGATGATCGGCGACAGCAGCGCGCCCGAACTGTCGGGGATGACACCGCGGCTCTGGATCGCGCGGCCGCTGGACCGTGCGTCGGTATAATCGAAACGATAGTCGGCGGTCAGACCACCCAGATCGAGCCGCGCGGCGACGCCCACGCCATCGACATTGCGTCCGCCAAGCCGCCTGACGATATGCTGCTTGCCGAAAGAGGGATCGATCTGGCTGAAATCGATGGTGCTGCCGCCGATCGCGTTGCGGTAATCCCCGCGGATATCATCATGCAGATAGGAGAATTTGATCGCCAGCGGCCCGAAGGATGGCAAGTCGACCGAAACCTTGCCGCGCTTTGCATCGTAATTGCCGTAGGATACTGACCCCCGAACGCCGAACTTGCCGGTAGGCGCAGCGGTGGTCAGGCTGATGGCGCCGCTGGTGGCATTGCGCCCGAACAAGGTCCCCTGTGGGCCGCGCAGCACCTCGACGCGCTGGATGTCCGACAGGTCGAAGACCGATCCCACCGTGCGCCCTATATAGACGCCATCCAGATAGATGCCGACCTTGGGATCGACCGCATTATTCGACGTGCCCGATGCCACGCCGCGAATGATGATCGTCGGATTGGATTGCAGCCCCTGTGTGTTGATCTGAAGATTGGGGGCGATGCCGGTCAGTGCGCGAACGTTGGTGACGCGCAGTTGATCCAGTTGCTCGGCGCCGATCGCAGTCACGGCGACAGGCACATTTTGCAGGCTTTCTTCGCGCCGTTGCGCGGTGACGATGATATCCGCCAGCTGCCCGCTCTGCGCGGACGTCGACTGGACTTCATCCGCCACCTGCGGCGCTTGAGCCAAGGCTGTCGTCGCGGCCAATACCGACACACCGGCCAGAACAACGGCAACACAAAAACGCATGGCAATCCCCTCCTCCTCATGAGGCGATGCCATCCCTCGAACAGGCCGGTTCCTTTTGATGGAACCTGGTCCTTCACTCGGCCATGATCCCCTGTGGGCCATCATGACCGAACGCTTGGCGGTGTACCGCCATTATCCCATTTTTCGATGCAGGCCGGAAGCCATCACGCGACAATCAATCCGTGCGCGAAGCCTTTTCCATTTCACATCCTCTCATCGCGAAAAACACACTGCATTTCATCATTATTACAGCTTATTCTCTATCGAAATGCAAAGTGTATCGAAACAATCCATACGTCAAGAACTGATTTTGGCCGATCAGGACCTGAGCGGCAAGGTCGGGCATGCCACCGCCAATATGGCATGCCATTCGGATGGAAGGACAGTGGTACGGCGATCCTCCTGAGCAATGTCGCGCAACTCGCCGCGAAAACGCTCGATCCGTTCGGCCACCCGCGCGACGCCAACAGGTGAGAGCTTCACCGTCTCCACGCCGAAAATCGTCGCGGGATCGCCATAATCGAGCTTGAAGAAAAGATGCTTCATATGCTTTTCGAAATGCCGCCGCATGGGTTCCCGCCGCCAGACATGGGCCGGGTCCAGCCGCGCGCGCAGACGGCCGCCGGGCAGCCGGTCAATCAGGGCGAGCCGTTCCAACCGCTCCACATATTGGACGATCTGCTCGGGCGGGATGCCGAATCCCTCTTCCGCCTCCGATACCGGCCAGCCGTTGACGATCACGAAGAAAACCGTCGACAGTTCAGGACTGGCGGTCAGCGCCTTTTCCTGCGCGAGCGTCAGATGATCGTCGGGGCGACTTTCGATCGCGCAACATTCGGCCAATTCGGTCAGCGTTGTGTTGGCGAGCGCACAAAGCTGGGACAGGGTGCGCAGGCTGATCCCCTTGCCATGCAGCCATCTTTTGACGGTCGCGGTGCCGACGCCCAGTTTTACGGCCACGTCCGCCTGCGTCCATCCCGCAGCCCGCAGACGCCGCCGCAGCGTGGCAAGCAATGCTTCATGTTCTGCACCAAAAGGGTCGCTGGAGGAAGAAGAGGAGATCATTTGATGATCCTTCTGTCAGTTGGAAAGGTGATGAGATCCGCGTTTCCCGCTAAATCCGATGACGTGATGTTCGATCACGGAACGGTCCGGGGTCGATGTCCATCCCTCGACTCTTCGGCTGCGCAATCCATGCGCAGCCGAAGCTTGTTCGGCGCAAAAATGGCGATTACGCCTGCTTGCATGCGCATATCTTCCCCTCCTCCTTTCGCCGGACATAGCCCAGCCCCATGAGCCGGTCCATGACCCTGCCGCTCAAAAAGGATCAATCCATGACCAGCTATGGGCTTTTCTGACGATCCCTTTGCGACGGCCTTGCTCGATTCCCTGAAAAATGCTCCCTAGGCGCCAACAGGACGATCCAAAGGGAGAAAATAGGATGACCGGACAGACCAAACGCATCATCGTGACGGGAAGCGCGGGTGTGCTGGGCAACGCCGTGGCCCGTGGACTGGTCGAAGCTGGCCATGCAGTGGCAGGAATTGACCGCGTGACTGATGAGCGACTTCCCGCAGCGGTCCATCAATGCATTGCCGACGATCTGGCAGACCCGACCCTCGCCGCCCGGGCGGTGGAGGAAGCCCGGTCGAAGCTGGGCGGCGTGGACGGCCTTGTCCATCTGGTCGGCGGCTTTGAATGGGTGCCGGTACAGGACAGCAGCCTTGCCACCTGGCGGTCGCTGTTTTCGATCAATGTCGAAACGGCCTTTTCGACAATCATGTCGACCCTGCCAAATCTGGGCGACGGCGCAAGCATCCTGTGCGTCAGCGCAGCGGCGACAGCCAGCGCCGGGGCGGGCATGGGACCCTATACGGCCGCAAAATCGGGCGTATCGCGCCTTGTCGAAGCACTGTCGGCGGAATTGAAACCGCGAAAAATCCGGATCAATGCGATCATGCCCTCGATCATCGACACGCCCCGCAACCGCGCCGACATGCCCGATGCGGATCCGTCGGACTGGACCAGCCCCGCCGCCATTGCCGATGTCGTCGCCTTCCTGCTCAGCGATCAGGCGCGGGCGATCAACGGCGCATCGATTCCCGTAACGAATAGCGGAGGCTGACCGCAGCCTTCACTGAAATATTACGCGATTCGTCATTATATCCATTCATTCATTCTCAATATCGTTGTATGTGTCACTCAATTATACGCATACAACGACAGGAGAAGGCTTAATGGCGGATTTCCCGGACGGCGCGGCGATCATCTTTGGCGGTAGCGGCGGCATCGGCAAGGGCGTCGCGCTGGAATTTGCAATGGCGGGCACGGACGTCGCCATCTGCTACAACCGCAAGGAGGATGTGGCGCAGGCAACGGCGGAAGCGATCCGGGCGCTGGGTGTCAAGGCCAGCATCCACAAAGCGGACGTGCGCGACCGGGTAGCGCTGGAGGCGTTGGTCGAAACGGCGGTGGCCGAGCATGGCCGTATTCACAGCCTTGTCTGGGGCGCAGGCCCCCTGGTGCCGCAGGTCCCGTTGGCCGACTGGACAGAAGAGCAGTTCCGTCAGGCGGTGGAAGTGGAGGCCTTCGGTTTCTACAATGCGACACGCGCCTTCATCCCCCATATGCGGGAAAAGGGCGGCGGCAGCTTTACCCATCTGGGGTCGGCGGGGCATGACTGGTGGCCGAAGCTGGATGGGCTGTCGGTCGCGCCAAAGGCCATCAACGAAGCGCTGATCAAGGGCATCGCCAAGGAAGAAGGCCGCCATGAGATCCGCGCCAATTCGGTGCTGATCGGCGTGATCGACGCTGGCATGTTCCACGAACTGTCTGCGCAGGGCGTGTTCGATGAAAAATGGAAAGAGGAAACCCATAAGCTGCTCTGCCTGAAGCGTTGGGGTGAAGCGGAAGATATCGGTCAGGCGGCGGTGTTCTTTGCGTCCCGGCGGGCCAATTATGTGACCGGACAGACCATCTCCGTGTCGGGTGGCTTTGGGGTTTGAGGGACCGGGGAGCCTAAAGCCTCTTCCCACAGGCGCGATCCGGCATTGCGAAACGAGGATCGGTCAGGAACGCGCGGTCGGTCAGGCTGTCGAGAAAGGCAAGCAGGGACGGCATCGCCATCTCCGGCAGCGCCAGCCGATGGCGCCGCACCGCCTCTTCCAATGTGCGGGCCGACCCGTCGTGCCACCATGGCCCCGTTACTGCGACATTACGCAGCGGCGGCGTGCGGAATCGGCCAGCATCCTTCGCATTGCCGGTCTTTTCACTAAGGCCCGGATCGCGCGCCTCCGCCGGTCCAAGCTGGTGGTAGCGCTCATCGGTCAGGTCGCGCCCCGCGTGGCAGGCTGCGCAGCCGTGCGAGACGAACAGGCTTGCGCCCTGCCGCGCATCATCCGATAGCGCAGCGCCATCTCCGGCGCGAAATCGGTCATAGGGACTGTCGAGCGCAATCAACGTCCGCTCAAAAGCCGCCAGCGCCGCAGCCACCGTGCCTAGCTGTCTGGTTGCGACACATCATTGGCATAATATAATACGTCGTCGACTCTAGCCATAAGGTCGTCCTGCGCCGCTGTCCTGTAAAGGGGATTGGCAAGAGCAGGGTTGAGTTGGATCCGTTCATCTACCTTTTGGCTAGGCGAACCACCCTGGAGGACACGTTGTCGTCGCAAATTGTAGGCACGATTAAAGCCGGTCAGCAGGATTTCGAGATCTGCGTGGCCAGCAACATTTATGCCGAGCACCTCGCTGGCGATGCGGCCATTGAAGCGCTCGACCATGCCGTTCGTCTGGGGCGTATAGGGCCGAGTCGTGCGATGGCTGACCTTGATTTTCGCGCAGGCGCGTTCAAAATCATCGGCGGTGAAGCAAGAACCCCGATCCGTCAGCACATGGGTGATGCGGAAGGGGAAGGCCTTCATGGCGGCCTTGAGGAAGGCAACCGCATTGGCGGCGTTCTCGGCGTCGTAGACGTTGAGGTGGACAAAGCGTGAGCAGCGATCGATTGCGACATAGAGGAAGCGCTTACGGATCTCGCCGTCCGCGGTACGCAACTTGGGCAAATGTTTAACGTCGATGTGGACAAAACCGAGATCATAGTCGTGGAAGTGGCCCTGACCCTTGCGGGGCCGCACCGTCGGCTTGGGTGGTCGTCGATTGAGGCCTTCGGCCTTAAGGACACGATAAATGCTATCGCGGTTGAGATGTGGCAGAAAGTGCCGGAGTACGAAAGCGAGATCGTCCAGCGGGAACCCTGTTGCTCTGCGCACGGCGCAGATGATGGCGCGCTCCTCCTCGTTCGTCCGCCAGGCAAGGCGCTTGGGTCGGCTTGATCGATCCTGGACCGCCTGCTCTCCGCGTCTCCGCCACTTGCGGACGGTCTCGTCGCTGATGCCATAGCGCTTCGCCACGACACTGGCAGGTTCGGTGGAGCGGGCAATGTCTGCCCGCACAGCGGGCGTGGTTCGGGCCTGAGGATGTATCTGCACCATCACGAAACCTCATCAACAAGAGCAGCAAAGCGCCAAGCGTGATCCGCAATAGCGCTACTTACCATGTCCCAATGATGTGTCGCAACCAGACAGCTAGGTCGATCCGCCCCCGCTCCGCCGGAAAGGCCCGTGCGAACATCCGGCGATAACAGGCATTGGTCCCCAGCCGGCGCGACAGTTCCGTCTCCAGTCCCCTCATCCCCATTTCGACCGGATGCTCGCCCAACAAGGGAACCAGCGCCTGCGCCTCCAGGTCGATGATCGCGGGATCGGCTATGGTCAGCCGTGCGCGCCAGGCGACATTGGCAAGCCCCGGCACGTTGCGCCGCCCCGGATCGCCGTGCACACCGGGCCGCATCGCGTTGCCGTCGGCAAAACCGCGCTTCTGCTCATGACAGGCCGCGCAGGCCATGGTGCCATTGGCCGACAGATCCGCGTCGTAGAAGAGGCGGCGCCCCAGTTCGACCTTCGCCACGCTCATCGGGTTTCCCGCAGGGATAGCAGGCGATGCCACCCCGGCGGGTAAATCCCAGCGCCACGGCCGCCCTGCCCCGACAAGCAGCAGCACCCCCGCCGCGAGCAGCCACCTCTTCACGGCAGGCGCGTCACGATCAGCGCCAGCCTATCCTCACCATTGGCCGCCATCTGAAGCGTGTAACGCCCCGGCTGCAACGCATAATCGACCATCTTGCGAATGCCCGAACAGTCCGGGCCGTGGCCATGGGCGACGGATTCCATCGCCTTGCCATCCTTCACCACATCGACCCAGGCACCCGAGCCGAGCGCCACGCGCCACGTCCCGGCCTCTTTCACGGTGAAGCTTGCCAGCCCACCATAGCTGACCGTCCCACCGGGCTTGGCCGGACGCAGCGGATAGACGACACTGGGCGTTGGCAACAGCGTCATTGCCACCGCCTGCCCCGGCGTCAGCGCTGCACGAGCAGCCCCCTTCCGGTCGGCGGCAGCCTGTAGGGGGATGGGCTGATTCCATGAGGCGAGCGGTGCAGGCAGCTCCACCGGAACCTTACAGAGCTCGGCATCATGGCCCATCTGCGCCAGTGCGGGCGCGGAAGACAAAGCCAAGGGGAAAAGCTGCAGCGAAACAGCGCGGAACGGCATCAAGGGCTTTCTTCTCCGACTCAAAGCTATATACGCGGCGATATAGCGAGTCGAACGACCAGAAAAGGGGAATTTCATGCGTATCACCCTGGCTGCCCTGCTCATGGCAGGCGCCATCTTCGCGCCCATGGCGCAGGCGCAAACCGGCACCCCAGCCGAAGCTGACCCGTCCGACCGCTTCTCCCTTGGTCAGATCATCGTCACCGCGCCCAAGGCACAAGGCATAGAGATTGACGGCAGCACCCTTTCCTCCGACGCCATCTACACCTTCAGCCGCACGGCGCTCGACGATGCGGTCAACCTGATGCCCGGCGTCGCGGCGGGCAATAGCGGCGGCACCCGTAACGAGCGACTGGTGTTCGTTCGGGGTTTCGACCGTTTCCAGGTACCGCTCTCCATCGACGGCATCCGGGTTTACCTGCCCGCCGACAACCGGCTGGACTATGGCCGCTTCCTGACCACTGACATATCAGAGGTGCAGGTGGCGAAGGGTTATGCCTCCGTGCTGGACGGCCCCGGCGGCATGGGCGGCGCGATCAACCTGGTCACACGCAAGCCGACCAAGGAATTGGACGTTGATGTGCGCGGCACGGTGAATTTCGACAATGACACGGACTATGCGGGCTATTCCACATCGGCGATGGTCGGCACGAAACAGGACAGATGGTATGCGCAGGCGAGCTACGCCCGCAGTTTCACCGACCATTGGAACCTGCCCCACGACTTCACGCCGCGCAATCCGGCACTGGAGGATGGCGGCGCCCGCGACTTTTCCCGCACGCAGGACTGGCGCAGCAATGTGAAGCTGGGCTTCACCCCCAATGCGACGGACGAATATGCGATCAGCTACACCCACCAGTCCGGCGAGAAGAGCGCACCGCTGCATATCAGCGACACGGTGACGACGCCGCGCTTCTGGGACTGGCCAAAATGGGACATCGACAGCGTTTATTTCCTGTCGACCACGGCGCTGGGCGACCGCGCAACGCTCAAGACGCGGACTTATTATAACGTCTTCGATTCCATGCTGCGGTCCTTCGACGACCGGACGCTCACGACACAGACCAAAGGTTACGCCTTTAACAGCCCCTATCAGGACAAGGCATGGGGCGGCTCGCTCCAGCTCGATTTCCGCGCGACGGACGCGGACACGATGCGCATCGCCTATCATTATCGGCACGACAAACATGTGGAATTCCAGACCAGCTTTTCCTCGACAGGCGTCGGAACGACCGAGCCGAAACAGACCCAGGCCGAAGACACCTATTCCATCGCGCTGGAAAATGAGTTGAGGATCACGCCCGCACTCCGTTTCACGCTGGGCGGCAGCTATGACTGGCGCGATCTCAAGCTCGCGGAGGAATATGGCTCACCGCTGGGCACCAATGGCGCGAAGGTGCTGTACAATTATCCCCGCCGCGATGCGGATACGTGGAACTTGCAAGGCAGGTTCGACTGGCAGGCAAGCGATGCGCTGAACCTGCACGCCAGCCTTTCCTCCCGCGCCCGTTTTCCCACCATCTTCGAACGCTTCAGCCAAAGGTTCAACAGCGCCATCCCCAATCCAGAGTTGAAGGCGGAACGTGCCACCAATGCGGAAATCGGCGGAAGCTGGGCACGCGGCCCGGTGCGGATGGAAGGCGCACTCTTCTATAGCTGGGTGCGCGATGCGATCTTCAGCGTGCCAACGCCTGCCTATCCCTGCACTGCGTCGACCACACCGCCCGCTGTTCCCACGCCGGGCTGCGCGCTCACCAATCTGACGCAGAGCCGCAATGTCGGCAGCGGTCATTATTATGGCGTGGAACTGTCGGTATCGGCTACGATCCTGCCGGGGTTGGACCTGGGCATGAACTATACCGGAATCAAGCGGGTGCTGGACTATGCCGCCAATCCGCTCTTCCACCCGACCGGCGTGCCGACGCATAAGGGCTTTGCCTATCTCGACTGGGCGCCGGTCGAGAAGCTGCATATCGTTCCCAGCGTCGATCTTGCATCCAACCGCTGGACCCTGTTCACCGCGACAACCGCGACCCAGCCGCAAATCTATTATCGTACCGGCGCCTATGTGAATGCGGGGCTGCGGGTCGATTATGCGCTGACCGACCATATCGAGATCGGCGTCGGCGGCCGCAACCTGTTCGATGATTATTACACGTTGACGGACGGCTTTCCCGAACCGGGCCGGACCCTGTTCGCCAGCATCCGGGCACGTTATTAAAGTCTGTCTGGAACATCAGGGATGCGCGTTTCGGCGCAGGATGGTGCGGCCCATGACCGTACCATTGTTGCGCCGGAACCCGGCAAACGTCTTGAAACCAGCTTTTCTACCCAATGGCAGGAAGCATGGCACTGGGCAGCTCAAACATCGTTCCCTTTGGCAGCTGGCCGCCGATGGGCTCTCAGGCAGGATGTCACACCCGCGATGAGCAATAGGAAGGCCACGGCTTCCGATGCGGTCGGCATTCGCTGGGTCCAGACGAAGCCATAGAGCAGCGCGAACAGCGTTTCGAACAGGATCATCTGACCCGACAGGGTCAGTGGCAAGAGCCGGCTCATCCGGTTCCAAAGCGCATTCCCAAGGATTGAGGCGAGCAACGCCACAGCGATTGAAACACCGGCAAACTGCCCCCAATCTGCAGCGCCGTGGCGCAATGCTCCCCAATATATGGCGAGAGGGATCAGCGCCAGGGCCTGGACGCCGGTGACCAGACCGTTCAGCAAATTCCAGTCATGGGCAGACACATGATTCAGCCTGACAAGGCAGCGGCTGTTGCCAATGGCGAACGAGGTCCAGGATACCAGCGCTCCGACGGCGCACAGAAGCGCGATCAGGCTGGTCCCCTGCGATGTGGACGTTCCGCCGGTCAAGGCCTGCCAACTGATGCAGAATACACCACCTACGCACAACATCAGCGACGGCGCGAGTTTACGCAATGGTATCGCTCCCCTGTCCCGGCTGCCAATGACCGTTACCGTGACAGGAAGAAAACCGATGATCAGCGATGTCATCGCAATCCCGCCTCTTTGAACGGCAGTCGCGAGCAATATATAATAGAGTGTGTTGCCGGCCAGTGAGAGACAGACAAGAGACAGCCAGTCGCGCCCCGTCAACAATGGGATCGCCCCTCCCCATCGCGGCATGACGAGAATGGCGGCCAAGGCTCCATACGCAAGATAGCGCCCAATCGCGAGTTCCAGCGGGGTGAAACTATACACCAGCGCTGGGGCGAGAAAGACCAGTCCCCACAGCGCGCCCGCACCGACGCCGCAGGCAATCCCCTGAACGGTTCGATCGGCACCGCGAACCGAATTGCTGAGTGTGATATCCATGATGCTCCTCGTAGGCGGGGAGCATTATCACGGCAGTGGTGAGATTTGGGCTCTTGATCAGGCACCAAAATGCAACAAAAACTCGTTTATGGCTCGAACTTCCTCCCTCCGCTCGCTCGACAGCTTCGATCGGGCAATTCTCAGGATCATTCAACGCGACAACAAGATCCCGCAGCGCACGATCGCTGAAGCGGTGAATCTGTCGGCCGCTGCCGTCCAGCGACGCATCGCCGCGATGGAGGCGGCGGGCATCATTCGGCATAACGTCGCGATCATCGACACCAAGGCTCTTGGCATGACGATCACCTCCATCGTCGAGGTGCATTTGATCAACGAACGGCCCATGACGGTCGACGGCGCCAAGGCGCTGTTCCTGGCAGCCCCTGAAGTCCAGCAATGCTATTATGTCACAGGCGGGATCAGCTTCGTGCTGGTGATCGTGACGCAGGACATGATCGAATATGAGGCCATCACGCGACGCCTGTTTGCCGATAACGAAGCGGTGTCGAGCTTTCGCAGCCTGATCGCGCTCGATCGCGTAAAGGCAGGCGCGGAGATAGTCATCCCGTAAACGCCCGCGTCAGTCTGAACTGACACCCGGCAGGGATTCCACATAAGCCCTTGCAGTCTTCTCACATATCCTGGCGGCAACCACCAATATCCTGTCACGGTCTTCACCGCGCGAAACGCCCAGCAGGATTGTCAGGACGCCCATGACGAGGCCGTTGATGAACTCCTCATCGGATAGTTCGCCTCTCGCCCATTTGGCAGCAACCAGCATCCGCTGTTCGTCCAGCGATTCGATCAGCCGCTCAGGATCGACCCAGGGATGAAGGCTCGCCGAGGCGGCCAGTGCTTTGACATAGGGGGCCTGAATCGCGCTGAAAATATTGTGGAGCGTCTCGCGCAATTCAGGATGCGGGCTCGCACTGAAATAGAATCCCGTTATCGCCTTGATATAATTGGGAATGGCCAGATTGCGTGTGCCTACGGCCACCATCCGCTCGATCAGCCGGTCAAGTGTGCCGACGGCGCTGCGATAGGGGATATGGCGCTCATAATCTTCGAAATAGTCCAGGATCGCCGCCGCGATCAGTTCGTCCTTCGTGCCGAAGGCATTGTATAATGTCTGCTTGGCGACATCCGCGCGCCGGCAGAGCGCATTGATGCTGAAGCCATCAATTCCCTGCTCGGCCACCAGGTCGCGCGTGACCGCAAGAATTCGCTTCCGTCGCTCGAGCATCGTCGCGCT
This window of the Sphingobium sp. EM0848 genome carries:
- a CDS encoding TonB-dependent receptor — protein: MRFCVAVVLAGVSVLAATTALAQAPQVADEVQSTSAQSGQLADIIVTAQRREESLQNVPVAVTAIGAEQLDQLRVTNVRALTGIAPNLQINTQGLQSNPTIIIRGVASGTSNNAVDPKVGIYLDGVYIGRTVGSVFDLSDIQRVEVLRGPQGTLFGRNATSGAISLTTAAPTGKFGVRGSVSYGNYDAKRGKVSVDLPSFGPLAIKFSYLHDDIRGDYRNAIGGSTIDFSQIDPSFGKQHIVRRLGGRNVDGVGVAARLDLGGLTADYRFDYTDARSSGRAIQSRGVIPDSSGALLSPIIAFQSLFGGITNISPDRLATVANASSIERVVTQGHSLTLSYPLNDAITLKSITALRKFRQDPNIYDLAASGGLKFTTAQLQALLVGNVAGVLNPANAPGPNDSFFSLMTARSTRQKQFSQEFQVQLTSDKVDLTAGLFYFHENSPADDYLGIFQPVANGVVIDMAKVGLIAGLPVGQLPFDLNRDGVINAADSNPSLASLFGSGMTRTRAINDSYAAYGQITWHLTDTLDATGGLRYTKDERENHIYEVSGGQGGQLGVGDYKVNYKKATWAAILTWRPTQRVTAYGKVSTGYVAGGILSGIPYRPETLTAYELGLKTQTLGNRLRTNIALFYSDYKDLQTQNFINGRQFFNNAGKADIKGVEIEADFVPVRGLTLSGNLSYTDFGYKSFILNGVDVADVARTTFASKWQGRASVQYDAPDMTMGGHLSGRIDGRYRSRLPLVSTPFYDMQGNLAPLNQYAYQKGFWVVDGRIGWVDMPLGGTKASLSLFGQNLLNKHYTAFGSPVLQLVATYDRGRTYGVELGFAF
- a CDS encoding helix-turn-helix transcriptional regulator — translated: MISSSSSSDPFGAEHEALLATLRRRLRAAGWTQADVAVKLGVGTATVKRWLHGKGISLRTLSQLCALANTTLTELAECCAIESRPDDHLTLAQEKALTASPELSTVFFVIVNGWPVSEAEEGFGIPPEQIVQYVERLERLALIDRLPGGRLRARLDPAHVWRREPMRRHFEKHMKHLFFKLDYGDPATIFGVETVKLSPVGVARVAERIERFRGELRDIAQEDRRTTVLPSEWHAILAVACPTLPLRS
- a CDS encoding SDR family oxidoreductase, which produces MTGQTKRIIVTGSAGVLGNAVARGLVEAGHAVAGIDRVTDERLPAAVHQCIADDLADPTLAARAVEEARSKLGGVDGLVHLVGGFEWVPVQDSSLATWRSLFSINVETAFSTIMSTLPNLGDGASILCVSAAATASAGAGMGPYTAAKSGVSRLVEALSAELKPRKIRINAIMPSIIDTPRNRADMPDADPSDWTSPAAIADVVAFLLSDQARAINGASIPVTNSGG
- a CDS encoding SDR family NAD(P)-dependent oxidoreductase: MADFPDGAAIIFGGSGGIGKGVALEFAMAGTDVAICYNRKEDVAQATAEAIRALGVKASIHKADVRDRVALEALVETAVAEHGRIHSLVWGAGPLVPQVPLADWTEEQFRQAVEVEAFGFYNATRAFIPHMREKGGGSFTHLGSAGHDWWPKLDGLSVAPKAINEALIKGIAKEEGRHEIRANSVLIGVIDAGMFHELSAQGVFDEKWKEETHKLLCLKRWGEAEDIGQAAVFFASRRANYVTGQTISVSGGFGV
- a CDS encoding cytochrome-c peroxidase, yielding MAAALAAFERTLIALDSPYDRFRAGDGAALSDDARQGASLFVSHGCAACHAGRDLTDERYHQLGPAEARDPGLSEKTGNAKDAGRFRTPPLRNVAVTGPWWHDGSARTLEEAVRRHRLALPEMAMPSLLAFLDSLTDRAFLTDPRFAMPDRACGKRL
- a CDS encoding IS481 family transposase — protein: MVQIHPQARTTPAVRADIARSTEPASVVAKRYGISDETVRKWRRRGEQAVQDRSSRPKRLAWRTNEEERAIICAVRRATGFPLDDLAFVLRHFLPHLNRDSIYRVLKAEGLNRRPPKPTVRPRKGQGHFHDYDLGFVHIDVKHLPKLRTADGEIRKRFLYVAIDRCSRFVHLNVYDAENAANAVAFLKAAMKAFPFRITHVLTDRGSCFTADDFERACAKIKVSHRTTRPYTPQTNGMVERFNGRIASEVLGINVAGHADLEILLTGFNRAYNLRRQRVLQGGSPSQKVDERIQLNPALANPLYRTAAQDDLMARVDDVLYYANDVSQPDS